In a single window of the Deinococcus cellulosilyticus NBRC 106333 = KACC 11606 genome:
- a CDS encoding DUF6915 family protein, protein MAHPYHHARSSARKFGGVPEDYLEIHSWFDQTKASWADLRHRAVLHSSFGIFLCEQVFGVTITRKSDGKVVPTRLIGEQHVVEDLGKIPTLQDWLEDLPFKDWMLRGARPLSRELGEEVSRETPESGS, encoded by the coding sequence ATGGCCCACCCCTACCACCACGCCCGCAGTTCAGCCCGCAAATTCGGCGGGGTGCCCGAAGACTACCTGGAGATTCACAGCTGGTTTGACCAGACCAAAGCCTCCTGGGCAGACCTCCGTCACCGCGCTGTCCTGCACTCCAGTTTCGGCATTTTCCTGTGTGAACAGGTCTTCGGGGTCACCATCACCCGCAAATCCGACGGCAAGGTGGTCCCCACCCGCCTGATTGGAGAGCAGCATGTCGTGGAAGACCTCGGGAAGATCCCCACCCTGCAAGACTGGCTGGAAGACCTGCCCTTCAAGGACTGGATGCTCAGAGGGGCCAGACCCCTCAGTCGGGAACTTGGAGAGGAGGTTTCGAGGGAAACGCCAGAGTCA